In Apium graveolens cultivar Ventura chromosome 10, ASM990537v1, whole genome shotgun sequence, the following are encoded in one genomic region:
- the LOC141691664 gene encoding F-box/kelch-repeat protein At3g23880-like: MDLPEELVADILSRIPIKAIARSKCVCKRWHQILSEPYFASLHISRSPEGLLTCPYDMKKFDIFKLTELDEKSELHHDIYHDLLMSFDTGFSPEHCYLALCGSVNGLICLWEHKNEAYVCNLITRDYIRLPVHKHVRNSTMNPKYGFGFVKTNNEYKVVCFYNEYDFSSTEGLDKSRCWVYTLGTGVWRSLGHVPFLVDPDNHEGLFVCVNRNWHGSDDGIFVSGNLHWLVYDKKDTSHEKVCTLDLKKEVFQLTACPQVDEKVDFRRLGKLRELLCVCDTTQRSEVAIWVMKDYGMKDSWTKDIVIHGEHINPLSGRIHPLKVFEDGTMLLSSKFHLFTYHPGNKSFKVLDIFGERAHFNQAVAVVFVPSFISLKSFVKEKAFQYSCLGESSASHHTLCALINFD; encoded by the coding sequence ATGGATTTGCCAGAAGAGTTGGTGGCTGACATTCTTTCTAGAATCCCCATCAAGGCAATTGCCCGCTCCAAGTGTGTATGCAAAAGATGGCACCAAATACTCTCAGAACCTTATTTTGCTAGCCTGCATATATCAAGATCACCTGAAGGCCTTTTAACTTGTCCATACGATATGAAAAAATTTGATATCTTTAAATTGACTGAGCTAGATGAAAAATCTGAGCTGCATCATGATATTTACCATGATCTTCTGATGAGTTTTGACACAGGTTTCAGCCCCGAACACTGCTACTTGGCATTATGTGGTTCAGTTAATGGGTTAATTTGTTTATGGGAACATAAAAATGAAGCTTATGTATGCAATCTAATCACACGAGATTACATACGCCTTCCAGTTCACAAGCACGTCAGGAACTCGACTATGAATCCGAAGTATGGCTTTGGATTTGTTAAGACCAACAATGAGTACAAGGTTGTATGCTTTTACAATGAATATGATTTTTCTTCAACTGAAGGCTTAGATAAGTCACGGTGCTGGGTTTATACACTTGGAACAGGTGTTTGGAGAAGTTTAGGACATGTTCCCTTTTTAGTCGATCCTGATAATCATGAAGGTCTATTTGTCTGTGTCAATCGCAATTGGCATGGAAGCGATGATGGTATATTTGTCTCTGGCAACCTTCACTGGTTAGTTTATGATAAGAAAGACACCAGTCACGAAAAGGTGTGTACTTTAGATTTGAAGAAAGAAGTATTTCAACTAACTGCTTGTCCACAAGTTGACGAGAAGGTAGATTTTAGGCGATTGGGAAAGCTGCGAGAGTTGTTGTGTGTATGTGATACCACGCAAAGATCTGAAGTTGCAATTTGGGTGATGAAGGATTATGGAATGAAAGATAGTTGGACTAAAGATATTGTCATTCACGGTGAACATATTAATCCGCTAAGTGGCCGGATTCATCCGTTAAAAGTTTTTGAAGATGGGACAATGTTATTATCATCCAAATTTCATTTGTTTACTTATCATCCTGGAAATAAATCATTCAAAGTTCTAGACATTTTTGGGGAGAGGGCCCATTTTAACCAAGCTGTTGCAGTGGTTTTCGTCCCGAGTTTCATTAGCCTTAAGAGTTTTGTAAAAGAGAAGGCTTTTCAGTACTCTTGTTTAGGAGAGTCATCTGCCTCTCATCATACTCTGTGTGCATTGATAAATTTCGATTAG